A section of the Triticum dicoccoides isolate Atlit2015 ecotype Zavitan chromosome 7A, WEW_v2.0, whole genome shotgun sequence genome encodes:
- the LOC119333056 gene encoding E3 ubiquitin-protein ligase RNF181-like, translating to MASLMPSLAMDLPQEEGGHEDSAFLGVVGDPDDPELAALVAGALQTVDAPSDDDDDELSCPICLEEDDAAAWKETPCGHRFHGRCVERWLQEKESCPMCRREVVTAPAATADCTAAHLHFLWIAALGLHVFGDVPVDDMETDDDDDA from the coding sequence ATGGCTAGCTTGATGCCATCGCTTGCCATGGACCTGCCACAAGAAGAAGGAGGCCACGAGGACTCCGCGTTCCTCGGCGTCGTGGGAGATCCAGACGACCCGGAGTTGGCCGCGTTGGTGGCCGGGGCGCTGCAGACGGTGGACGCGCcgtccgacgacgacgacgacgagctcAGCTGCCCGATCTGCTTGGAGGAGGACGACGCCGCAGCGTGGAAGGAGACACCGTGCGGGCACCGGTTCCACGGGCGGTGCGTAGAGAGGTGGCTGCAGGAGAAAGAGAGCTGTCCCATGTGCCGTCGCGAGGTCGTCACGGCGCCCGCCGCCACCGCAGATTGTACTGCTGCACACCTACATTTCTTGTGGATAGCTGCCTTGGGGTTGCATGTGTTTGGCGATGTTCCTGTGGACGACATGGaaactgatgatgatgatgatgcttag